The genomic region CCTCGGCGACCAGCGCCTTGGGCCCCTGCCCGGCGCCTCGGAACTTCGCCACGTACGTGCCGAGGTCGTCGGCCTCCACGACACCTGGCAGCGAGCCACCCTCGCGCAGCGGCGTGACGTAACGGATCGCGGTGACCTGGCGGAGCACGTCGCCCACCCTACTGGGGCCGGCCGGGCCGGGTGCCGGGCCGGCCCAGCCCCGGCACGCGCGTGTCAGTCGAGCTTGTCGCGCAGCTTGTCGACCTGGGTCTGCAGGCGGTTCACGGCGTTCTCGTTGTTGACGAAAGTGGTGATGCCCGCGGCGAGGCCCAGGCCGATCAGCACCGCCAGGATGCTGAGCACCAGACCGCCTATCGACACACCGCGCCCGGTCACCCCCGGTCGGCGTGCCATCTTGAGCCCGACGATGCCGAGGATGATCCCGATGATGCCGAGCACCAGCCCCAGCCAGGCAAGGATCGCGGTGAACACACTGAACAGGCCGGCCACCCCGAAGACCAGTGCGAAGGTGGCGGCCGCGCTGGTCTTGGCATCGGTGGACGCCCGGTGCGTCCGGGACCCGGCCGGCATGCCGGCGCCCCGGGCCGGCTCGCTTGCGGCAGTCATGAGACTCCCCTTTCGTACGCGCGGCTCGCGTACTTCCGGTCGGCCGCCTTCCCGCTGCTCCGGTCGTTATGCGCAGGCGATGCTGTCGGTCGGGTGTCCTACCCTGACCCGATGACCGGGGAGCTCACCGCATCCGAGGCGCTCGACCTGCGGATGACGAGCCTGCTGCTGCGCCCACACCCGGCCGTCCGGCCCGCTGACGTGGCCGAGGTGGTCGAGTGGTTCGGCGCGATGCAGGCGCAGGATCTGGCGAGCGGCCTGTGGTCGCTGGGCGCCCGGCTGCCGGGGTGGACCAGGTCCGACGTGCAGGCCGCGCTGGAGCGCCGTGAGGCCCTGCGGACGTGGCCGATGCGGGGCACCGTGCACCTCGTACCCCCCGCCGACACCCGCTGGATGCTGGAGCTGACCGGCGTCCGCTCGCTTGCCGGTGCGGCGACCCGTCGAGCGCAGCTCGGCCTCACCGAGGCCGACGCGGACCGGGCGCTGGACGTGCTCGGCGCCGCGCTGGCCGGCGGGGGGCGGCTCACCCGGGCGCAGTGCCTGGCGGCCCTTCGCGCGGCGGGCCTGTCGACCGACGAGCAGCGCGGCTACCACCTGCTCTGGTACGCGAGCGCGCGCGGGGTGACCTGCGTGGCGCCGAACGTCGGAAGCGACCAGACGTTCGCGCTGCTCGACGAGTGGGCGCCGGAGCAACGTCGGCTGGAGCGGGACGAGGCGTTGGCCCTGCTCGCCCACCGCTACGTCCGGGGGCACGGGCCGGTCACCGCCCGCGAGTTCGCCGGCTGGAGCGGCCTCACCCTGACCGACGCGCGGCGCGGCCTGGCCGCCGCCGGCGACCTGCTGAGCACGGTACGTGTCGACGGCGAGCCGATGCACGTCGCCGCGGCGCTGGCCGATGCGCCGCGCACCCCGCCCGACGACGTGCTGGCGCTGCCCGGCTTCGACGAGTACCTGCTCGGCTACCGCGATCGCACGCTGATGCTCGACCCCGCGCACCAGGCGGCCGTGGTGCCGGGAAACAACGGCATCTTCCAGGCGACAGTGGTCCGCGCCGGCCGGGTGGTGGGCGTCTGGAAGCGCACGCTCGGCCGGACCGCCGTCACCGTGACGATCCGGCCGTTGACCTCGCTGAACGCGGGCGTTCGGGCCCGGGTGGAGCAGGCCCTGGGGCGGTACGCCGACTTCCTCGGGCTGCCGGCCCGCTACGACTGGTCGGCCTGACCGCCGCTCGCCGCCGGCCGACGCGTGCCACCCGCCGGCGGCGCGGCCGGTCGGGGGCGCGCGGCGGTGAGCAGGTCGACGATCCGGGTCACCCGTTCATCGGCGCGGATCTGCGCCACAGTCGCCGGCAGCGGCAGCCGCCAGTTCGGGTACTCGTCGACCGTGCCCGGCATGTTGGGTTGTCGCACCTCACCAAGCACGTCGTAGAGGGAGACGCCGAGCAGCCGGGTGGGGCTGGCCGCGAGGGCGGCGTGCATCGCCACCACCACGTCATCGTCGGGTGGGGCGGGCTCGCCGTCGGCCGCCGACCCCGCGTCTGCCGGCTCGGGCAGCAGCGCCTCGTCGCGCAGCATCGCCAGCAGCCGCTCGCGGTCGGCGGCGGCCCGGGCGCGCTCGACCGCCACGTCGGTGCCGAGCAACTTCAGCTCGTCACGGACGCGGACGTGCTCGCCGGCAAGGAAGCCCGGCGCGGTGGGCAGGTCGTGGGTGGAGATGGTGGCCAGCGCGTTACGCGGCCAGCGGGCCGGCGGGATGAAGTTCCCGTCGTCGTCCCGGGCGAACCACAGCACTGTCGAGCCGAGCATGTTGCGCCCCCGTAGACCCCGGGTCACGACGGGTTGGACCGTCCCGAGATCCTCACCGACCACCACCGCGCCGGCCCGGTGGGCCTCCAGCGCGAGGATGCCGAGCATCGCCTCGGCGTCGTACCGGACGTAGGTGCCCTCGGCGGCGCCGGCGCCCGGCGGCACCCACCACAGCCGCCACAGCCCCGCGACGTGGTCGACCCGGAGGCCGCCCGCGTGCCGCAGGGTCCGCCGCAACATGTCCCGGTACGCCGCGTACCCGGTCTCGGCGAGTCGGTCCGGCCGCCACGCGGCGAGGCCCCAGTCCTGGCCGAGCTGGTTGAAGTCGTCCGGTGGGGCGCCGACCCGCACGCCCTGGGCGAGGACGTCGGCGAGCTGCCAGCCGTCCGCGCCGCCCGGGTCGATGCCGACGGCCAGATCGTGCACCACGCCGACAGGCATCCCGGCCGCGCGGGCCGCCGCCGTGACGGCGTCGAGCTGCTCGTCGCACAGGTGTTGCAGCCAGGCGTGGAAGGCCACCCGGTCGGCGAGCTGCCGACGCTGCTCGGCGACCGCCGGGCCGTCCGGGTGGTGCAGCTCCGCCGGCCAGGCACGCCAGTCGTTGCCGTGCCGCTCCGCCAGCGCGCACCAGGTGGCGAAGCTGGCGAGCGCCGGGTCCGCGGCCAGGTCGACCGGCTGGGCGTACGGGTGCAGCAGCTCCAGGGCGTGCCGCTTGGCGGTCCACACCACGTCGTAGTCGATCAGGTCGCCACGGTCGGGGCGCAGCGCGTCCACCACCGCCCGGGTCGCCGGGTCCGCCGCGGCGTACGCGGCGGTGTCGCTGACGCGCAGGTAGAGCGGGTTGACGAAGCGCCGACTGGCCGGGGAATACGGTGAGGCGGCCACCGGATGCGCGGGCCCCACCGCGTGCAGCGGGTTGAGCAGCACCAAACCCGCGCCGGTGGCACCGGCCCAGCCGGTGAACTCGGCGAGGTCCCCGAGGTCGCCCATGCCCCAGGAGCGTTCCGAGGTGAGCGCGTAGAGCTGGAGCATCCAACCCCAGGTGCGCGGCGGCGCGGGCAGCCGCCGGGGCACCACCACGAGCGTCACCTCACGGCCGGCGCAGCCCAACCGGTGCCAGCCCAGCGGCAGGTCCCCCGGCAGTTCGCCGTCGACGTCGCGGCGGCCGCCGTCCTCCAGGGTCACCACACCGGGGCCGGGCAGCGCCCGGGTCGTGCCGTGGGTCAGCACCACAGTCGCCGGCAACGCGGCCCGGTCGACCGCGCGGGCGGCGGCGAGCGCGTCGGCCACGGCAGCCGGGCTGGTGGCGTCCACGCCCAGCAGGCCGAGCACGCCCACGACGGTCTCCGGCGCGACCTCCACGCGACGGTGTCGCCAGTCCTCGTACCACGTGGACACGCCGTGCGCCTTGGCCAGCGCGGCCAGTCGTCGGTCCATCACGCCCCCCGCCTCACGATGCGACCTCCGACCACCTTGCCACGACCTGCGGCGCGGCGCAGGGCACGGACGGGGCCGGCGGGCGATCCGCCGGCCCCCACGTGGTCGACGCCGTCAGTCGGCCAGTGCGCCGGCCGCCCGGCCCTCGTGCAGGGTGAGGTTGCGGCCGTTGGTCGGGTCGAACAGGTGGATCTTCTCCAGGTTGAACCAGACCCGGCGGGACTGCCCCTCCGCGACAGGCGACTCGGCCGACAGCCGGGTGACCAGGTTGCCGCCGCCGCCGCCCGCGAAGTCGCCAGCCCCCGCGTCGGCGGCCAGCTCCTCCAACTCGGCGGCGCTGGCCCGCTCCCCCTCCACGGTGAAGTAGACGTACTTGTCCGAGCCCATCGACTCGACGATCTCCACCGGGGCCTCGAACTCCAGGCCGCGGCGGCGGGTGTCCTCGTCGACCAGTTCGGCGTCCTCGAAGTGCTCGGGGCGTACGCCGAGGATCAGCTCGCGGGGCGCGTCGGCGGCCTCCAGCTCGCGGCGGACCCGGTCGCCGAGCGGCACCTCGCCCAGCGCGGTGTGCAGGCTGCCTTCCTGCACTTTGGCGTGCAGGAAGTTCATCGACGGGGAGCCGATGAAGCCGGCCACGAACAGGTTGCGGGGGTGGTCGTACAGCTCCTGCGGAGGCCCGACCTGCTGGATCGCGCCACCCCGCATGATGACCACCCGGTCGCCGAGGGTCATCGCCTCGGTCTGGTCGTGGGTGACGTAGACGGTGGTGGTGCCGAGCTGCTTCTGGAGGCGGGACACCACGGTGCGCATCTGCACCCGCAGCTTCGCGTCCAGGTTGGACAACGGCTCGTCCATGAGGAACGCCTTGGGCTGGCGGACGATCGCCCGGCCCATCGCCACCCGCTGACGCTGCCCACCGGAGAGGTTGGCCGGCTTGCGGTCCAGCAGCGGCCCCAGCTCCAGCACCTTGGCCGCCTCGTCGACCTTGGCGTTGATGGTCTCCTTGTCCAGCTTCGCCAGCCGCAGCGGGAACGCCATGTTCTCCCGCACGGTCATGTTCGGATACAGCGCGTACGACTGGAACACCATCGCGATGTCCCGGTCCCGCGGGGCCTTGTCGTTGACTCGCTGGCCCGCGATGCGCAGCTCGCCGGAGGTGATGTCCTCCAGGCCCGCGATCATGTTGAGGGTGGTCGACTTCCCGCAGCCCGACGGGCCGACCAGGATGACGAACTCGCCGTCGGCGATCTCCAGGTCGACGTCCTGCACGGCGACGGTCCCGTCGGGGAAACTCTTGCTCACCTTGTCGAGCACGATGTCAGCCATGACTACTCACCTATCCCTTGACTGCGCCGGAGGTCAGGCCGGACACGATGCGGCGCTGGAAGAAGAGGACGAACAGGATGATCGGTACGGTGATCACCACGGCGGCGGCGCAGATCGCCCCGGTGGGGTCCTCGAACTGCGACGCGCCGGTGAAGAACGACAGCGCGGCCGGCACCGTGCGGGACCGCTCGGTGGAGGTCAGCGAGATGGCGAACAGGAAGTCGTTCCAGCAGAAGATGAAGACCAGGATCGCCGTGGTGAACAGGCCGGGCGCGGCCAGTGGCGCGATCACCCGTCGGAACGCCTGAGCCTGGGTGGCGCCGTCCATCTTCGCCGCCTTCTCCAGATCCCAGGGGATCTGCTTGAAGAACGCCGACAGCGTGTAGATCGCCAGCGGCAACGCGAAGGTGATGTACGGCAGGATCAGCCCCACCCAGGTGTCGAAGATCTTGAGCTGACGCTCGATCTCGAACAGCGGCGACACGAGTGACACCTGCGGGAACATCGCGATCAGCAGGGAGACCCCGACCAGCAATCCCTTGCCGGGAAAGTCCAGCCGACTGATCGCGTACGCCGCCATCGCGCCGAGCACGACCGCGACGAGCGTGGCCACCAGGGCGATGCCGATGGAGTTGACCAGCGCGCGGACGAACTGGTCGGTGTCGAAGATCGTCTTGTAGTTGTCGAGCGTCCACTCCCGGGGGATGAAGTTCCCGTCGGTGAGGGTGGCCGGCGTCTTGAACGACAGCGAGGCGATCCACAGCACCGGGACCATCGCGAAGACGACCACGAGAACGTCGAGCAGACCCCAGCGCAGCTTCGCCCGGGTGGTGGTTTCGACAGCCATGTCAGCGCCTCTCCCCGTCGTCGCTGCCGGGGGCAGCGGTGCCGAACAGCTTCACGAAGACGAAGGCGATGATCGCCACGGTGATGAAGATGAGGACCGACATCGTGGAGCCGATGCCGAGGTTCAGACCCCGGATCAGGTTGTTGTAGGCGAGCATCGACACCGATGAGGTCTCGTTGCCGCCTGCCGTCAACACGAAGATGTTGTCGAAGACCCGGAACGCGTCCAGGGTGCGGAACAGCAGCGCGACAAGGATCGCCGGCTTCATCACGGGCAGCATCACCTTGGTGAACTTCTGCCAGGAGGTCGCCCCGTCGGTGGAGGCGGCCTTGAGCAGGTCCTCCGGGACCAGCGCCAGCCCGGCCATCAGCAGCAGCGCCATGAACGGGGTGGTCTTCCAGATCTCCGCGAGCATGATGATCGCCAGCGAGCTGGCCCGCTCGGTGAGCGGAGCGCCGTCGCTGAACAGGTCTGCCAGGTAGCCGGTGCCGGGCGTCCAGGCGTACCGCCAGGAGAACGCGGCGACCACCGTGACGATCCCGTACGGGATGAGCGCCGAGGTGCGGACGATGCCCCGCCCGACAAGCGTGCGGTGCATGATCAGCGCCAGCCCCATGCCGAGCACCAGTTCGACGGCCACGGTGACCACCGTGATCAGCGCGGTCACCCCGAACGCCGTCCACCAGAACTCGTTGGTGAGCACGGTGACGTAGTTCTCCAGCCCGATGAACTCACGCTGGTCGGGGAAGCGCAGGTCGTAACGCTGCAACGACAGCCAGACCGAGTAGATGATCGGGTACGCGGTCACCGCGACCATCACCAGCGCGGCGGGCGCGCAGAGCAGCCAGCCGAGCCGGCGTTCGGCCTTCTTGTTCTCACTCAGCGGCGGCTTGCGACGGCCGCCCCGCTGGGTGGGCACCCTGCTGGGTCGTTCCGCCTCGGCGCTCACCTGCGCGCCGGCCGGCGTGGCGTTGACACTCACGGCAGGACCCCCTTGGACTGAAGGGCGTCGGCGATGGCGCCGCGCAGCTCGTCGGCCGTCTGCTGCGGACGGATCGCCGACGGCGGCGACAGGATCGCCGACATGACTGTCGAGATGCTCTGGTAGGCCGGGGTCAGCGGACGGGTCCCCGGGTCCTTCAGCTCTTCGAGGATGGTGTCCTTCATGGGGTACGCCTCGGCCATCTCCGGCTCGTCGAAGACCGCCTCGATCGTCGGTGGGACGCCGTCGTTGATTGCGGAGAACTTCTGGTGCTCGGGGCTACGCAGACACCGGGCCGCCTCGAACGACTGCTCCGGGTGCGTGGAGTAGGCGCTCACCGCCAGGTTCACGCCGCCGATGGTGACCTTGCTGGGGGTGTTCTCGTCGACGCCGGGCACCCGCGCCCAGCCGACCTGCTTGGCCAGCTCCGGGTTCGCCTCCTGCAACGCCGGGTAGACGAACGGCCAGTTCACCTGGAACGCGCCAGAGCCGGACTGGAACTCCAGCCGTACCGGATCCTCGGTGGCGTTGCTGAACGACGGCGACGTCACGCCCGACGTGGCGAACTTCTTCAACTGCTCCAGCGCCCGGACCGTGCCGTCGTCCATCACGGCCTTCTTGCCGTCGTCGGAGAGGACCTTCCCGCCGGCACTCTCGGCAAGCGTGTTGTAGAGGACTACCAGCCCCTCGTACTGAGCGCCCATGGTGAGCACCTGGTACGGCTTGCCCTGGTCCTTGAGCTGCTGGGCAGCCGTGATCATCTGGTCCCAGGTGGTCGGCGGCTGCGGCACCAGGTCCTTGCGGTACCAGAGCAGTTGGACGTTCGTGTTCTTCGGCGCGGCGTAGAGCTTGTCCTCGTAGCGGGCGGTGTCCAGCGGCCCGGCGAGGGTGCCCTGCTCGACGTCGGAGCGGTCCTGGCCGGTCCACTCGCGGATCCAGTCGGCGCTTGCGAACTCCTGGGTCCAGGTGACGTCCAGGCCGAGGACGTCCATCCCGCTGTCCTCGGCGGCCAGCCGGCGCACCATCTGCACCCGCTGGTCGTCGGCCTGCCGGGGCAGCACCCGATAAACGATCTTGTATCGCCCCTGGGCCTGCGCGTTGCAGTCGTCGACCACCTTCTGCAGGTTCTGCTCCGGCGGGTAGTACAGGTTGATCGTCGGCGTACCGCCGCCACCGTCGTCGGCGCCGCACGCGGCCAGCGGCGCGACAAGCGCCAGCGCGGCGGCAGCGGCGCCGAGCCGGGCAACCGGCCGACGCCGGTGTCGAGCCGTTTCGGGGTCCGTCATCGCCCTC from Micromonospora lupini harbors:
- a CDS encoding winged helix DNA-binding domain-containing protein, with the protein product MTGELTASEALDLRMTSLLLRPHPAVRPADVAEVVEWFGAMQAQDLASGLWSLGARLPGWTRSDVQAALERREALRTWPMRGTVHLVPPADTRWMLELTGVRSLAGAATRRAQLGLTEADADRALDVLGAALAGGGRLTRAQCLAALRAAGLSTDEQRGYHLLWYASARGVTCVAPNVGSDQTFALLDEWAPEQRRLERDEALALLAHRYVRGHGPVTAREFAGWSGLTLTDARRGLAAAGDLLSTVRVDGEPMHVAAALADAPRTPPDDVLALPGFDEYLLGYRDRTLMLDPAHQAAVVPGNNGIFQATVVRAGRVVGVWKRTLGRTAVTVTIRPLTSLNAGVRARVEQALGRYADFLGLPARYDWSA
- the malQ gene encoding 4-alpha-glucanotransferase yields the protein MDRRLAALAKAHGVSTWYEDWRHRRVEVAPETVVGVLGLLGVDATSPAAVADALAAARAVDRAALPATVVLTHGTTRALPGPGVVTLEDGGRRDVDGELPGDLPLGWHRLGCAGREVTLVVVPRRLPAPPRTWGWMLQLYALTSERSWGMGDLGDLAEFTGWAGATGAGLVLLNPLHAVGPAHPVAASPYSPASRRFVNPLYLRVSDTAAYAAADPATRAVVDALRPDRGDLIDYDVVWTAKRHALELLHPYAQPVDLAADPALASFATWCALAERHGNDWRAWPAELHHPDGPAVAEQRRQLADRVAFHAWLQHLCDEQLDAVTAAARAAGMPVGVVHDLAVGIDPGGADGWQLADVLAQGVRVGAPPDDFNQLGQDWGLAAWRPDRLAETGYAAYRDMLRRTLRHAGGLRVDHVAGLWRLWWVPPGAGAAEGTYVRYDAEAMLGILALEAHRAGAVVVGEDLGTVQPVVTRGLRGRNMLGSTVLWFARDDDGNFIPPARWPRNALATISTHDLPTAPGFLAGEHVRVRDELKLLGTDVAVERARAAADRERLLAMLRDEALLPEPADAGSAADGEPAPPDDDVVVAMHAALAASPTRLLGVSLYDVLGEVRQPNMPGTVDEYPNWRLPLPATVAQIRADERVTRIVDLLTAARPRPAAPPAGGTRRPAASGGQADQS
- a CDS encoding ABC transporter ATP-binding protein, giving the protein MADIVLDKVSKSFPDGTVAVQDVDLEIADGEFVILVGPSGCGKSTTLNMIAGLEDITSGELRIAGQRVNDKAPRDRDIAMVFQSYALYPNMTVRENMAFPLRLAKLDKETINAKVDEAAKVLELGPLLDRKPANLSGGQRQRVAMGRAIVRQPKAFLMDEPLSNLDAKLRVQMRTVVSRLQKQLGTTTVYVTHDQTEAMTLGDRVVIMRGGAIQQVGPPQELYDHPRNLFVAGFIGSPSMNFLHAKVQEGSLHTALGEVPLGDRVRRELEAADAPRELILGVRPEHFEDAELVDEDTRRRGLEFEAPVEIVESMGSDKYVYFTVEGERASAAELEELAADAGAGDFAGGGGGNLVTRLSAESPVAEGQSRRVWFNLEKIHLFDPTNGRNLTLHEGRAAGALAD
- a CDS encoding carbohydrate ABC transporter permease; translation: MAVETTTRAKLRWGLLDVLVVVFAMVPVLWIASLSFKTPATLTDGNFIPREWTLDNYKTIFDTDQFVRALVNSIGIALVATLVAVVLGAMAAYAISRLDFPGKGLLVGVSLLIAMFPQVSLVSPLFEIERQLKIFDTWVGLILPYITFALPLAIYTLSAFFKQIPWDLEKAAKMDGATQAQAFRRVIAPLAAPGLFTTAILVFIFCWNDFLFAISLTSTERSRTVPAALSFFTGASQFEDPTGAICAAAVVITVPIILFVLFFQRRIVSGLTSGAVKG
- a CDS encoding carbohydrate ABC transporter permease; protein product: MSVNATPAGAQVSAEAERPSRVPTQRGGRRKPPLSENKKAERRLGWLLCAPAALVMVAVTAYPIIYSVWLSLQRYDLRFPDQREFIGLENYVTVLTNEFWWTAFGVTALITVVTVAVELVLGMGLALIMHRTLVGRGIVRTSALIPYGIVTVVAAFSWRYAWTPGTGYLADLFSDGAPLTERASSLAIIMLAEIWKTTPFMALLLMAGLALVPEDLLKAASTDGATSWQKFTKVMLPVMKPAILVALLFRTLDAFRVFDNIFVLTAGGNETSSVSMLAYNNLIRGLNLGIGSTMSVLIFITVAIIAFVFVKLFGTAAPGSDDGERR
- a CDS encoding ABC transporter substrate-binding protein; this encodes MTDPETARHRRRPVARLGAAAAALALVAPLAACGADDGGGGTPTINLYYPPEQNLQKVVDDCNAQAQGRYKIVYRVLPRQADDQRVQMVRRLAAEDSGMDVLGLDVTWTQEFASADWIREWTGQDRSDVEQGTLAGPLDTARYEDKLYAAPKNTNVQLLWYRKDLVPQPPTTWDQMITAAQQLKDQGKPYQVLTMGAQYEGLVVLYNTLAESAGGKVLSDDGKKAVMDDGTVRALEQLKKFATSGVTSPSFSNATEDPVRLEFQSGSGAFQVNWPFVYPALQEANPELAKQVGWARVPGVDENTPSKVTIGGVNLAVSAYSTHPEQSFEAARCLRSPEHQKFSAINDGVPPTIEAVFDEPEMAEAYPMKDTILEELKDPGTRPLTPAYQSISTVMSAILSPPSAIRPQQTADELRGAIADALQSKGVLP